TCGCATCGCCTGTACATTGAGGCCGTAGCCCTCACGCGTGCGATGCGGAATGTACAATCCGGGGTCGAAACCGATCTCGCGTAGAAATAATATCAGTTGCGAACTGCCAGTAACGCCATCAACATCATAATCGCCATAGACATAGACAAGTTCACCGCGGGCGCGCGCTTGTAGAATTCGCTCAGTCGCCCGCGCCATGTCAGGAAACAACAGGGGAGAACGGAGTCCGTTCCGTAAGGAGGGCGCAAGAAACGTCGCCGCCTTTTCGTGCGTGTCGATACCACGATTCACCAGCAATCGTGCTAGCAACGGAGAAATCGCTGTTGCTCCTGCTTGCTCCTGCGAGCACAAAGCAGTGACGCGTGTGAGGTCAGGTGATCGCATCACCCAACGTCGCACAGGCAATGGCGTTTTGGTACTCACGCGCGTTGCCCTGCTTTCTCCCATAACAACACAATCGGACTGGCGATGTAGATGGACGAATAGGTTCCAACTATAAACCCAATCAACAGCGTGAAGGCAAACCCGTGGATCACTTCACCACCGAGAAAATACAACACCAGCACTACCAGAATCGCCGTCCCATTCGTAATAATGGTTCGGCTTAAGGTGTCATTGATACTACGATTAATGATATTGAGCACCCCTTCACGTCGCATCTTGCGCATGTTCTCACGGATCCGGTCACAGACAATCACCGTATCGTTCACCGAGAATCCCACAACCGTCAGGAGCGCAGCAACCACCGTCAGATCAAACTCGATGTTCATCAACGACAGCGCACCAATGGTGATAAGTGCATCGTGGAAAAGCGCGACGGCTGTGCCAACGCCAAACCGTGGCTCAAAGCGAATGGCGACATAGATACCCATGACGAGAGCAGAGAACGCAACGGCAAGGATCGCTTTCCGTTGCAAATCTCTTCCTACTTTCGGGCCGACGGCTTCAATGCGTCGGACTTCAAATGCCTGTTGGCCAAACTTACTCACTAACCCTTGTTGTACTTTGTTGGCGATATCCTCAGTGACCGTCTCGGCCACCGGAAGCCGAATCAAGAATTCGTTTCCGCTCTGGCCAAAGTCTTGGACAATGCCTCCCGGAATGTTGGTCGTCGCCAACGCCTGACGAATATCGGCAATCGAGGTGGGCTGAGTAAATTTCACATGCACCACCGTGCCGCCAACAAAATCCACACCGTAATTGGGTCCGCCACGATACACCAGGGACGCGAGTCCCAGCAAAATCAGGACTAAAGAGAAGGTAATGGCGGGCTTTAGATAGTGGACAAAATCGAAATTGGTATTTGGTTTAATCAGTTCCATAAAATCCTACTACAATGCGGAACACGAAACGCTGAACGATGAGTAGCAGACGAGGAGAACTCTCTCCCATTCACCGTTCATCATTCTGAATTCATCGTTTTCCTCATACGCTGAGCGTCGTCAATCGCTTGTTCGCTAACAGATAGTCATAGACCACGCGTGTACAAAATACGGCGGTAAACACCGTCGTGATAATGCCAATACACAACGTGACAGCAAAACCTTTCACCGGTCCTGAACCGAATTGAAACAGAATCAGCCCAGAGAGGAAGGTGGTGATATTTGAGTCGAAGATCGCCGGCAACGCCCGCTCATACCCTGCTTCAACTGCCGCGCGTGCGTTCTTTCCTAAGCGTAATTCCTCACGCATGCGCTCGTTAATCAGCACGTTGGCATCGACCGCCATACCGACAGTGAGAACGATCCCGGCGATGCCAGGTAGCGTCAGCGTTGCTTCAAACGCGGCGAGCGCTGCGAGTAGCAGCACGACATTGAGGATCACCGCCAAGTCGGCAAGAACTCCGGCAAATTTGTAGTAGAGAATCATAAACGTAATGATCAGCGCGCCGCCCACCATAAACGATAAGATCCCTTGGCGAATGGAATCCTTGCCTAAGGATGGACCTACGGTACGTTCTTCGGCAATCGTCACCGGTGCAGGTAACGCTCCGGCGCGCAAGACAATAGCCAGATCACGAGCCTCTTTGATATCGAAATTGCCAGTAATCGAAGCACGGCCACCGCCTATTTTTTCACTAATGGTTGGCGCCGAATACACAG
The sequence above is a segment of the Deltaproteobacteria bacterium genome. Coding sequences within it:
- the secF gene encoding protein translocase subunit SecF; translated protein: MELIKPNTNFDFVHYLKPAITFSLVLILLGLASLVYRGGPNYGVDFVGGTVVHVKFTQPTSIADIRQALATTNIPGGIVQDFGQSGNEFLIRLPVAETVTEDIANKVQQGLVSKFGQQAFEVRRIEAVGPKVGRDLQRKAILAVAFSALVMGIYVAIRFEPRFGVGTAVALFHDALITIGALSLMNIEFDLTVVAALLTVVGFSVNDTVIVCDRIRENMRKMRREGVLNIINRSINDTLSRTIITNGTAILVVLVLYFLGGEVIHGFAFTLLIGFIVGTYSSIYIASPIVLLWEKAGQRA